The sequence GTAACCCCAGAGACAGATATGAGCAGAAAGGCAGTGGAGAACTCAGACTGATGAATTTTTCTTTAGGTTTTCCACATTGTAGCTTCTTCTGATCAGATAATCCAGGAGTTCTGGAGCCCAGTCCCGGATCAGGAAGGGGATTTTGGTAGCTGCATATTTGTAGTAAATTTCCCGTTGGCGGAGGGCTCCCGCCTTGATGATTTCCAGCGCACACTCCTCCTTCGGCGCAGGGGGACACCAGCACCACATCAGAAGCTGCTTTCATGGCACTTTCTAGCACCGTAGAACAAAAGGAGCTTTGGTCAGATTTACAGTCCTCTCCACTAGTGAGCCCTGCACGTCCAGGGCCAGCTGAACCCGGCTTGGATTTGCTTGTTTTACTGATTGTTTTTAAGCCATTTAACATCAATTGAGCCTTGAGTGGCTTAGTGAGCCTGGGAGAAAACCAGCATAACCCCTCTCTTGTTGTTACGTGTGCTCGGTACCCTGGTAGCACTAGAAGCCCCAGTCAACAGTAGACAAGAGCCCCGATTGTGCTAGGCCCTTTACAGATGCAGAGGTCAATGCaaaccctgcccccaaaagcttatgaTTTAAGCAGATGAGTAACACAAGGGTTGGGGAGAGGGAGTCAGCTCAGTTTCAGTGATTTTGATAGGCATACTAGAGCCTgtaaaaacaagacaaaacaaacTCAAAGTTGGAGATTTCAACAGAGGAAGagaattttgcaaaatgttgtaaattccccccgcctcccccatttTCCAAGCAACTCTCATGCATACActttcatattttatatattcaCGTTGTACTTGCATCAGTACATAAATATACAGCAActtcttcagctggtataaattgctgtcattccattaacttcagtggacctaggccaatttataccagctgaggatctggcccgcaGACTTACCCTAACTGCACTTCAGGCTGGCCTAGCCATTATTCATTGGCTGATTTCTTTGGGATGGTGAGTCAGAAATgggtctgagggtatgtctacactacggagatTATACCATCGTAGTTATGTCACCGGAGCTGTGCCAGCAtagccccctagtgtagatgtagcttaGAGCAACAGAATGAATTGTGCTATCAGTGCAGCTCCCCTTACAACATTTGCTACGTCTATGGAAGCACTCTTTGGTTGACATAGCTGCAGCTACATCGTTGGTTTTGTCAGCATAATTATGCCAGGcagggtgtggtttttttcactgattgacatagttatgctggtataaaatTTCAGTGTAGCCCAGGCTGAGACTAGGATTTGGAGGAGGGTGGGGGTAGTGTCCTTCCAGATCAGCCCAGAGAGGGCATTTCAAGTATTTGGGGTGGCATGAAAGAAGACAAGAACATTGGTGGGGAGTTGACAAGTAGCATGGGTCGAGCAGAGGCAGGAGAGGAGAAGGAATGGGGGAGAGAGGTGTGAAGCAACTTGTAAGTTAGGATAAAACGCTTGAATTTGGAGGGTGACTAGTTCCTAATCAGCAAGGTCCACACGGCACTGATCTTACCTGTGTCAATGAAGCCGAGTATACAGAGCGTGATGGAAACATCAACCTTCTGAATGATTAATTCCTGCCGCAAGGAGCTGAAAAACCCATCCAGGGCAAACTTGGTTGCAGAGTAGGGAGCGGTAAATGGAAACCCAACTTTACCTAGACACAGAGCAGCAGTGTCGACATGGTTAAGTTCTGTTACAGTGCTGCGTAAAGATTTATTTGATTCCGCACCAGATGTAACATTCTTTCCAAGTGCGTTGAGTGCCGGTGAAGTGTCACGCCAACGGCCCCAGAGATGCAGGCGCGGGGTTCAGAGGACGGCAAGGGATCTGGGCACTCAAACCCTATTGCTCTGAACTCTCTTCAGGTCCTGTGACTAGCCCAGCCAAATGTCCTGGCCACGCACAGAGCAGGTGGCAGCAGCGTAAGCTTCCCACCTTCAATGCTCTCAACGGATGTGCTCAGACCTGACCTGGAGAGATCACCCACAATGCTGAGTTCAGCCTCAGTGGCCCTTTGGGTCCTTGGCGCCACAGCTGAGCTCACCAGCGAGGGGTTAACTAAGATGGCAGATTTACCATAGGGACACCTGTCACTAAGATGCTTCATGTAAGCCAGAGAACTATCAGCTAGTGGAGTCAGCTAGCTATTGAACTTGATCCACAGAAACAAAATGACCCTGTCTAATCGGTCAAATAGCCAATACAAGGAGAGAGCCAAATATTTCCAGTCTGTGCTGGTCAGACTGTGATGCCAATATCTGAAGAGCTTGAGCTGTACTCCTCCGATGATCCCCTTTGTTTGTCATAAAGAAGCATGCCAAGGTGATCAGCTTCTAGTGACAAAGCACTAGGGGGAGCCAAACCCAAGGAAAGTGTAATTTAGTTTTGAAGGTGCTGAGTACTTGCCTCTCCCATTGACATCCCTTGGATTTTCAGGTgctcatcacttctgaaaatcagcccccaggTCTCTGTCCCCGTTCAGGCTCACCTGCCATGGATGAAACCACCACGATGCTGCCCACACTGTCTTTCAGCCTGGGCAGGGCTGAGACAGTCATGGCCACGTAGCTGAGAAAGTTAATCTTCAGCAGCTTCTGCACGTGCCCTACGTCGCCGTCGAAATAGTTAAAGTACGAGTTGCCAACGTGGTTGAGGATCAGCATGTCTAGGCCTCCTGAAAGCAAAGGGGAGAGCCAGGGATGCTTTAGTTTAGAGGggaagaggacaaaggaagttcaGAGCACACCACTTGTCTACGCTACGTATCTTTTCCTTTAGTCACTATGAATCTCTGCAGGAATCTATTCTTTGGAATGAAATACAtctattattcttattatttttaataataaggGAGGCTCTTGGGTCACTGCACGGGCCTTTCatctctgcagagctgggtcAAAATCCAGATTCTGCTTGCCAGTACAAGTGTGACTGGCATGCACTCACCAAGTCCCAGTCCTCAGACTCTATTACAAAAACACTGTGTTGTGATTTGTACTTTCTTCTCattcaggatgtgtgtgtgtgtgtgggggggcaagcAGATCTTTCTTGACCTGCATGTGGGCCCACATGTGCAGCATCAGGAtgtgtggcaagagagaacagacAGGTGTGGCTTTTCACAGCTTTGTGCAGTGACCTATAATGGGCATAGCAAGATTGCTCCAGCACAAAGCAAACGGAAGGCCTAGGAATGTAATACCCATGGCTCTGGGACGGAGATCCAGGAGCGGAGTATTACGGAGGTGTAGGACTGCAATCGAGTGCACTTGAGATCAAGCCTGAATGGTCGAGCTGTGTGTGGGTCCAGGTTTCGAACAGCATGCGGGGCCAGCAGGGTAGGATTGCAGTCCACTAGCAGAACAAAGACTGACGCAACAGATGATGCTTCTAATGAGGGCAGAGTtgcgttggcagagctggggaggcggggggtgcATGCACAAAGCCTGTCTATGCTATGGTGGCTCTCTTCAATCCTATTTGTATTTCACATTCACAAGTGGCCAGTTAATACATTTAACAATAATTGTAACTATAACTCGATATAGTTACTGCATGTATGGATTGGTCACTTGTGAATGTGAGATACAAATAGGAATAAAATCCTTCATTCTTCtcgttatacacacacacacgtaatgAGAAGAATGAAGGACATTTCCACATCCCTCCTGCTTTTCCTGCCTTTTAATGTGGCAGACAGTAATGTGGCTAAGGAGCGATGCCACATCTCTCTGCGTTTCATCACTCGTTAAAGGTCGGATGGCGATTTCCAGACAGTGAGCTGCTAACGTACCCAGCACTACTTCAGCCTCCTTCTCCACATGCTCGGCAAAGGCCTTGTCCTCCATGCTGCCACTCGCATACTGCGCAGaggctgcccccagctccagaCACCGGGTGATGATCTGGAACGCATGAATGGAATGTTGTAGAAACACATTCCCCACTGATGAACCTTGGAGCGCCTCAGTGTGTTACATCCATGGTCGGATAGACGTGGCTCTGTGGGTAGAATGAGCGCATTCGGCCTGCCAAGGGTTACTGTCTTGAACGCTCTGGCTCTGGCTTTAAACAGTGGGCACTAAAGGATGCCAGAATGGGATTGGAGCCTCCTGGGACTGCAAAATCCGTGTACCATGGAAATCTGAAGCAACCTGGCTATTTCCCAGTAGAGTCTGCTCTGCAGTGGAAGTCTGTGCTTGCAGGATGAGTGGGGCATGTGTATATTACTGCAATGCAGTGAGAGGGCATTCTTGTGTGTTCGTGCACATGTGACTGTGCGTATGAGATTGTGTGTCCATGAGTGGGTGTGAGCATGGATACCAGCGCATGTATAAAAAGAAGAGTGTATGCGTGTGCATGACCAGGAGCATGAATATGTACATGTTTGTGCCTCACAAGCATGCGTGTAggtttgtgcatgtgtgagaaTCAGCATGCGAGTGTACCATTGCGCATATCATGTAATTGCAATGGTGAGTGTCCATGCGTGTCTGTATGTCTATATGTGTGACATAAGACTGACCTTCGTGTGTGTGCTCGGTACTTACTTTCTGAAGCTTGGCTTCCGTCCGTGCTGTGACCAGAACATGGGCTCCCATCCGCGCCAGGTGATAAGCCATTTGCTCTCCAATTCCAGTGCTTGCTCCAGTGACGATCACTCGCTTCCCTTTCAACATCTCTGGAAAGCAAGGCACAGGGATGTTAACTTACCAGGATACCAGAGAAAGATTTCCCTTctcttacccccccaccccatgccctccGGGGTCAAGAAACCAAAGTGGACAACAAGCCAGTCTAACCTGCCCAAACTAGCATGTTCACCCTGCACCAGGCAAACTCTCTGCCTTGTCCCAAGAAAACTGTAGTAAGAAGAATAGTTAAAATTCCTAATGTGAAAAAAGCAATATTAACAGGGACatggccagattttttttttaaactatcatgTTGCAAATCAGGATATGAATTTTTTTGGTGATAATTAAAATTTCCAGCCattttcaaaaaagatattttcaatgtttttaaataagtatttttaaatttttttttgtaaaatagcCTTTTTCTTGCTCTTTTTTTACAAACATAAATCATGTGAAAATGAATGTTAAGAGCTCCCCCCCTGTAAATCCGAATAATAAAACTCCTACTTCACCTGTTTCCTAAGAAAATATTTCTCTGTGTTACTTGCTTGATGTAGTTTGAAAGCTCTGCGAAGCAGAGTGGTCTATTATCTGCAGTGTAACAAATGCCCAGACATGTTTTATTTCAGGCTCTGTACACATCCTGTGTAAAACATTCAAACGTGgctttttctgtttaattttaaaaatacatttgcttTTAATAACTTACCAGGTTTAAAATCCTCCCTTGCTGAATAAAAACAGAAGGCCAAGACCAATCCTACAAAGGGAATGAAAATCTTTCTCAGCAGACCCATCCCACTGCAGAATCAGGAAATAATCAAGCatgaaagaagaaggaaaaaaacaacaactcctcCGCAGATCTGCTCCAGACAGAAGCACCAATGCCTGCCCTTTAAAAACCTGTTAGTGAAATGACTGCAGCTCCCCAAAGGTTCAACCTTTGGAAAATCACAGTGGTGGGATTGATGGGTCCATCAAAACCTTTAACTTGTTCCTCTTCAGAGTTGATAAATCTCAGCCTAAGTGACAGCTTCACTTTGGGGTCTGGCCAGCTTATTTAATATTTCCTGTCCCTACGTTAAAATACAGAATTTTGCACAACACCCTGAAAGAGGTGTGCCTTTGCTGGAAAGCATCAAATTTCACTGTAGGGAGCATTGGAGACTGCCTACTGAAGGTGGGAGAACGTTGCGTTGTATTATCATCTGTCTGCTAAGCACTGTCTCTGCACTCAGGCACTATTGCAGACATATAAGAGGACACGGACCCTGCACCAAGGAGCTTGCAATTGTATTGCAGTTCAGGCAAAAGGAAAGCAAGTCAGGCCCATGAAAGCCGCCAGCTGGGGGCATTGGTTCAGCGTTGCAGTGCTCTGGACTGGGTAACACACTTTGGTTGTGTCCCCACTGCCGCTGGggggtgagcctcccagcctgtgtAGGCAGACTCGTTCGAGCAGGgctcgagctagcatgctaaaagtagcTCTTTAGACGCTGCAGCGCTGGCAGAGCCTCAGGCTAGCCACCCGCGCTCTGACCCAAGGGGGCGTGTGGGCTTGAGAGGCTGAGCTGCCACTTGAGCTGTAACATCCACACGGTTGTCGTCGGCACACTAGCTCAAGCCCTGCTAGAACGAGTCAGTCTacacaggctgggaggctcaccccccagctgcagtgtagacatactctttaGGGCCTTGATTCCGCAAAGGGTCACCCTTGTGGGTGCTGAGCTGGAGGCCCCAGGTCGTTCAGAAGATGCTTTCCCAATTTAACTCATTTTATCGTAGTGGTCTAATTGGCTGCCACTAATTGGCTGCCTCATCAGAGGAGCCAGGGTTTCAGAGAGTCTGCACTGAACTCCCCGCTAGGTGTGGTCCCTCCGGTTCAGGATGGAGGCAGTGGGGCAGCGCTGGGAAACTTGCCCTGATGCTGTGCCCCATTGTGTGGGTAAATGCAGGTCTTTGCTCTCCAGGGGAGTCTCTCCAGCATCTTTCACTAGCACTCAATTCATTTTCAGATTAAAGAGGAAAAATCGAAGAGAACTTCAGAGCAACAGCTAACGGCTCGGGGGTTAGGCCTCAGTAAAGTCGATTACAGAGGTCTTATAATAGGTGTCTGCTTAAGCTGCTGTCAGCCCTGCTCTAGCTCTGGGATCCTCCAGGACAGTACAGTACATCTTATTACATGCGGTTCTGGGCTCGGTGCCATGGCACATATAGATTGTG comes from Lepidochelys kempii isolate rLepKem1 chromosome 21, rLepKem1.hap2, whole genome shotgun sequence and encodes:
- the LOC140901208 gene encoding LOW QUALITY PROTEIN: 11-beta-hydroxysteroid dehydrogenase 1-like (The sequence of the model RefSeq protein was modified relative to this genomic sequence to represent the inferred CDS: deleted 1 base in 1 codon), with product MGLLRKIFIPFVGLVLAFCFYSAREDFKPEMLKGKRVIVTGASTGIGEQMAYHLARMGAHVLVTARTEAKLQKIITRCLELGAASAQYASGSMEDKAFAEHVEKEAEVVLGGLDMLILNHVGNSYFNYFDGDVGHVQKLLKINFLSYVAMTVSALPRLKDSVGSIVVVSSMAGKVGFPFTAPYSATKFALDGFFSSLRQELIIQKVDVSITLCILGFIDTESAMKAASDVVLVSPAPKEECALEIIKAGALRQREIYYKYAATKIPFLIRDWAPELLDYLIRRSYNVENLKKNSSV